The Metopolophium dirhodum isolate CAU chromosome 4, ASM1992520v1, whole genome shotgun sequence DNA window TGAAATCGAAAATAAACCCATTACGTCTGTACCCAGTTCGCCTGCCACAAAGTCATTAATTAAGAAACCTAAAAGTGATTCTCGCATATCAGATGAGCATCTACTGCAGTATTTAAATAGTCATGATTCAACAATCCAATCTCAAGTTTGTTATAACCGTTTTCtggcttataatttattatttgaatctaACAGTACGTAATTACACTTAGTATGAGGGTCAGTCTACTACTTACATTGATAATTCAATTGATCCAATATCCAAACCGTTGACCGAAGAAAATCATATGTTAAAAAGCGAAATAAGAAcgttaaataatgaaatgtcaTTATTGCAATACAAGTTGAAAACTGCAGATAAAGGTAATTACTTTTACCGAAGAATTTccatttaatattcattttttttatacaatataactacTTACAGATATCAATCAAATATCAATGGAACTTGAAGTGAATAAAAGACATTCCGCTAATTTGGAAAAGGAACTGCAGGAAGCTCATATACAATTACGAAATGCTCAAGATGTAATGTTCCGGTTGAAAGAAAAATCTAAAACCCGAGATTCAGTAACTGgggaaaataatttagtttctgacaataatttagtacatgaaaaccaaattttacaaaatgaaatatCAACGTTACTCAAAAGGTAAACCTAGTaccttttattaattaataatattttaataattatttattatgtacaaaatgtgttatttcaaatttaatttgatttataaaattaaaatattctaatattgtgCAGAATTGAGGTGGATGAATTAAAGATTAATGATTTAACCTCAGAAAAATTAAATCTGGAAATGgcacttaataatattcaatttgaaaataaaaacactgttaaaaaagaaatattaacaaACTTATCTAGTGAATGCAATACAATGACTGCATTCACCAAAACAAATTTGAACAATGTTGCCCTAAAATTAAAAGAATGTTTGAATGATttagaaattgttaatatacaaGCAACTGCTGATCAagggtaataatttttatttaattttttgtcaataataacactattatcttaataatttttaaatttttttaaagcaCTGTAAGCACTTCAGAATTAGAACGCTCAGACATATTAACCAAATTAAATGCCATGAAGAGTAATTTACTCTCTATTGATTGTGGATTACAGAAGTCACTACACGATCTTAGTGGTTTTAAAGAACGGCTTGCAAATATTGATTTAGAATCGTTTACAGATGATAGTTGTAATAATCATGCAGACATAACTAATGGTCAGGGAGTAATGAATGAGCAGATGTTATCACTTAAAAAGGCTGTGGCATGTAAACAAGCTGACCTAGAACAAGTATTAGCTGAAAATAATTCAATGGCAATAAGAATTGAGAGTTTAGAGGTATGatttaagaacaatatttatgacaacatatttttaatatcttatttgtaaaactattcttaaataattttagacaaGATTGAAAAAAGAGACAAATGTAATAATCAATGTTAATGATACGGATGATGGTAAGAatgtttttactaataatattgtcactATGATTATGCAACAtagattttgattttagctAAAGCCAAAGTGCCTCATTTCATGTTAGAAAAAGCATTTGATACTAGTGTAGCAAGAGGAGTTAAACGAGCTTATACCAGCCTAGATTCGTTTGGTTTAAGAACAGGAATGTATTTACGACGATATCCACTATTAAGaactatattatttgtttatgtggtgagtatttttcaatataaattactgTCTACTTTATAAAGTtgtaatggtttttattttagtttatatataattgagtaaataaaaatattttgtggcatgtattgtatattatgatgtacaataTTACAGCATTTTTAGCTTCATTACTTAAATTCcgaaaattaatcaaaatcatttgaataatttaaatgaaaacaaaaaatacaatttaaactagtttaattttttctgtcatgtaatatttattaacagttTAAAAGCACAAGATATtgtcaacaataataacaaattaataataaacagctttgattaattcatattttctatttacactttacaatttacaatttaacataatgATTGATACTTCTGTACAAATACAgaaatacacaaatatttttctttctaaaatgtatattaaaaatatgtgggcgttttatattatattattttttaatagtaatgTACATGTttctttaaagttaatataaaaaaaaacaatgaaaactgTTAAGTGGCCGTGTTGTCTTTGTCTGACAAACATAGCAAACTTGGATTCAGCTGAATCCATTTGtcttgttagttttaatataacaGTAAATTAACCTAATATCAAACTTAAAGATCATTTTCTGTGTttgtacatttgttttttttttataatattttaagtaagattttagttataatattttaagatttaatatctaatgtaaaatattaggtaaatcCTACATTTTCTGTAATATTAAAACCAACAACACAAAATGTATTCTGATGACTGCTGAGTGcaaatttaacttatttaagaTGGAGATAACATATACTGCCTGTATGATCCTCTTAACCAATTTTAATAGGCATAcagtattgaaaatattttattacagagttgtaattgtttttaaaatatatatacctacattatctatattaatacaTGCAACCAATTTTTCAGGTGATACTTCATTTGTGGGTGATGTTGATACTATTCTCTTATACTCCAGAGACCAATTAAAATTGCCTTCATACTTTATTATTACTGCaaacatctatataat harbors:
- the LOC132943855 gene encoding golgin-84, translated to MSWLIDLAGKAEHYLDKIDQNTAVVLQHQKEKPLKDVFKTPVSENVSIEIENKPITSVPSSPATKSLIKKPKSDSRISDEHLLQYLNSHDSTIQSQYEGQSTTYIDNSIDPISKPLTEENHMLKSEIRTLNNEMSLLQYKLKTADKDINQISMELEVNKRHSANLEKELQEAHIQLRNAQDVMFRLKEKSKTRDSVTGENNLVSDNNLVHENQILQNEISTLLKRIEVDELKINDLTSEKLNLEMALNNIQFENKNTVKKEILTNLSSECNTMTAFTKTNLNNVALKLKECLNDLEIVNIQATADQGTVSTSELERSDILTKLNAMKSNLLSIDCGLQKSLHDLSGFKERLANIDLESFTDDSCNNHADITNGQGVMNEQMLSLKKAVACKQADLEQVLAENNSMAIRIESLETRLKKETNVIINVNDTDDAKAKVPHFMLEKAFDTSVARGVKRAYTSLDSFGLRTGMYLRRYPLLRTILFVYVVILHLWVMLILFSYTPETN